The Chryseobacterium sp. 52 genome includes a region encoding these proteins:
- the ilvC gene encoding ketol-acid reductoisomerase: MARLNFGGVEENVVTREEFPLQKAQEVLKDEVVAVIGYGVQGPGQALNQKDNGVNVIVGQRKNSKSWDKAVADGFVPGETLFEIEEALQKGTIICYLLSDAAQIEYWPKVKQHLTPGKALYFSHGFGITFNERTGIVPPAEVDVFLVAPKGSGTSLRRMFLQDRGLNSSFAVYQDATGKARERVTALGIAIGSGYLFETDFKKEVFSDLAGERGTLMGAVQGIFAAQYDVLRKNGHSPSEAFNETVEELTQSLMPLVAENGMDWMYANCSTTAQRGALDWWKRFRDATSPLFEELYESVAKGNEAQRSIDSNSKPDYREKLEVELTELRESEMWRAGKTVRSLRPENN, encoded by the coding sequence ATGGCAAGATTAAATTTTGGCGGAGTAGAAGAAAACGTTGTAACAAGAGAAGAGTTTCCATTACAAAAAGCTCAGGAAGTATTAAAAGATGAGGTTGTAGCAGTGATTGGTTATGGAGTACAGGGGCCGGGACAGGCACTTAACCAGAAAGACAACGGAGTTAATGTAATTGTTGGTCAGAGGAAAAACTCAAAATCCTGGGACAAAGCGGTTGCAGACGGATTTGTACCCGGAGAAACTCTTTTCGAAATAGAAGAAGCCCTACAGAAAGGAACCATCATCTGCTATCTTTTAAGTGATGCAGCTCAGATCGAATACTGGCCAAAGGTAAAACAACATCTTACCCCTGGAAAAGCTTTGTATTTCTCTCACGGTTTTGGAATCACCTTTAACGAACGTACCGGAATTGTTCCTCCTGCAGAAGTAGATGTGTTTCTGGTAGCGCCTAAAGGATCGGGGACTTCGTTAAGAAGAATGTTCCTTCAGGATCGCGGACTGAACAGCAGCTTTGCCGTATATCAGGATGCAACAGGAAAAGCAAGAGAAAGAGTAACAGCCTTGGGAATAGCAATTGGAAGCGGATATTTATTTGAAACAGACTTTAAAAAAGAAGTGTTCAGCGACCTTGCAGGAGAAAGAGGAACATTGATGGGAGCTGTACAGGGAATATTTGCTGCCCAATATGATGTCTTGAGAAAAAATGGACACAGTCCTTCCGAAGCTTTCAATGAAACAGTAGAGGAATTAACTCAGTCATTAATGCCACTGGTAGCAGAAAACGGGATGGATTGGATGTATGCCAATTGCAGTACTACAGCCCAAAGAGGAGCTTTAGACTGGTGGAAACGCTTCAGAGATGCTACTTCTCCTTTGTTTGAAGAACTCTACGAAAGTGTAGCAAAAGGAAATGAAGCGCAGCGTTCCATCGACAGCAACAGCAAGCCTGATTACAGAGAAAAACTTGAAGTGGAATTAACGGAGCTTAGAGAAAGCGAAATGTGGAGAGCAGGGAAAACCGTCCGCAGTCTCAGACCGGAGAACAATTAA
- a CDS encoding cytochrome-c peroxidase, with amino-acid sequence MKILLKYPVLLIVCIAAFLFALSQCKGNRHQPVDGDLSTVKGEIIKTNASFEKQVNELMVLVSKNADEKTMQKKFEELRITYKKMEWAVEYFLPNSARFINGPALPEIEMDEHTELEPEGLQVLEELFYPYTAENKDETIRFLKKLTNKTNTIKTNFQAISISKDQVFDALRQEIFRISSLGISGFDTPISGTFLKEMPYALEAVHLTLQQISTEKPKDQALKNIGTAIDSAIAALKKNTDRNTFDYVHFIPDHLNKISTLLLEFKKQEGIPDIEVTSALHKNAADFFSKDAFNPNAFTPGKEFAFSDEKAALGKQLFNDKILSNNNNRSCTTCHIPEKAFTDGMAKSMSLDNAELQRNAPSLNYAGFQHGQFWDMRKDDLEGQSSDVISNKEEMHGDLNVILGKINQDPKYLSEFRKIYQSQKAEVWQLQNVLASYIRSLARFNSHFDNYMRGNKSAMTESQQQGFNLFVGKAQCALCHFIPLFNGTVPPNFKKTEQEVLGTAVNGDNKTFDQDPGRGKFHETVEALQHSFKTPTLRNISKTAPYMHNGGYKTLKEVMNFYNKGGGKGFGFTVENQTLSDTPLQLTDKEIDHIIDFMNALDDQ; translated from the coding sequence ATGAAAATTCTTTTAAAATATCCCGTCCTTCTCATTGTATGTATAGCCGCTTTTCTTTTTGCACTTTCTCAATGTAAAGGAAACAGACATCAGCCTGTTGATGGAGATTTGAGCACTGTAAAAGGTGAAATTATCAAAACAAATGCTTCTTTTGAAAAACAGGTCAATGAGCTGATGGTTCTCGTCTCAAAAAATGCGGATGAAAAAACGATGCAGAAAAAATTTGAGGAACTCAGAATCACCTATAAAAAAATGGAATGGGCGGTGGAATATTTTCTTCCTAATTCTGCACGGTTTATCAATGGGCCTGCCCTACCGGAAATTGAAATGGATGAGCATACCGAACTGGAGCCGGAAGGTCTTCAGGTTCTGGAAGAACTTTTTTATCCTTACACTGCCGAAAACAAAGATGAAACTATCCGGTTTCTGAAGAAGCTGACCAATAAAACCAATACTATTAAAACCAACTTTCAGGCAATCTCCATCAGCAAAGATCAGGTTTTTGATGCACTAAGACAAGAAATATTCAGAATCTCAAGCTTGGGAATCTCAGGTTTTGACACTCCGATATCCGGAACATTTTTGAAAGAAATGCCTTATGCTCTGGAAGCTGTTCATCTGACTTTACAACAGATTTCTACTGAAAAACCGAAAGATCAGGCTTTAAAAAACATCGGCACAGCTATTGATTCAGCCATTGCAGCTCTGAAAAAGAATACAGACCGGAATACTTTTGATTATGTCCATTTTATTCCTGATCATTTAAATAAGATCTCCACTTTACTGCTGGAATTTAAAAAACAGGAAGGCATTCCTGACATTGAAGTGACTTCTGCCTTACATAAAAATGCCGCTGATTTTTTCTCAAAAGATGCGTTTAATCCCAATGCATTTACTCCCGGAAAAGAATTTGCGTTTTCCGATGAAAAAGCTGCTTTGGGGAAACAATTATTCAATGACAAAATTCTGTCCAATAACAATAACAGAAGCTGCACAACCTGTCATATTCCTGAAAAAGCTTTCACAGACGGAATGGCAAAATCGATGTCTCTGGACAATGCTGAACTGCAGAGAAATGCACCGTCACTGAATTACGCAGGATTTCAGCACGGACAGTTCTGGGATATGCGGAAAGACGATCTGGAAGGTCAAAGCTCCGATGTCATCTCCAATAAAGAAGAAATGCACGGCGACCTGAATGTTATTCTTGGAAAAATCAATCAGGATCCAAAATACCTTTCTGAATTCAGGAAAATTTATCAATCTCAAAAAGCTGAAGTCTGGCAGCTTCAGAATGTACTGGCAAGCTATATCCGTTCTTTAGCCAGGTTTAATTCTCATTTTGATAACTATATGAGAGGAAACAAATCTGCCATGACGGAAAGCCAGCAACAGGGATTCAATCTTTTTGTCGGAAAGGCTCAGTGTGCTTTATGCCACTTTATTCCGCTGTTTAATGGAACCGTTCCTCCGAACTTCAAAAAAACAGAACAGGAAGTCCTGGGAACTGCTGTAAACGGAGACAACAAAACGTTTGATCAGGATCCGGGAAGAGGAAAATTCCATGAAACCGTGGAAGCTCTTCAGCATTCCTTCAAAACACCAACGCTTAGAAATATCAGCAAAACAGCTCCCTATATGCACAACGGAGGGTACAAAACCTTAAAAGAGGTCATGAATTTTTATAATAAAGGCGGTGGAAAAGGCTTTGGCTTTACTGTAGAAAATCAGACTCTTTCTGATACTCCTTTGCAGCTTACCGATAAAGAAATTGATCATATCATCGACTTTATGAATGCATTGGATGACCAATAA
- a CDS encoding M20/M25/M40 family metallo-hydrolase codes for MNKNYIFSILSILLFSLGNAQNYKKPLVSAIKEADLKKDMYELAADQFWGREAGTLDELKVSMWLADKAKEAGMKPAGDNGTFFQFFDMYRHQVIPQSSLKIGESNLKLWKDFLVAEPVNATIDAEIVYAGNTEPEELPKLNIKGKVLAINASDKNIDQEMTLFVRRYPGFVRAKYYNKAFELGAKAVIFITDDISEKSWVEVLPQMTRGTYGVEGLREKITNNIPVLWIKRENAAWVKNNPKVSLNLITETYKYPSVNIIGKIEGTDPTLKNEYVLLSGHQDHDGIRHPVKNDTIYNGADDNASTCVAMLAMARAYKKQPGKRSILFVFHGAEERGLLGSRWHAAHPVVPKEKIVAVLNGDMIGRNDNNEAALLGGNAPHKNSEELVKMAEEANNESTKFKYLKDWDSPNHAEYFYFRSDHLPYAKIGIPAIFFTSVLHDQYHTPQDESENINYKKLYKMTEWMYRTSWKVANEAERPKVISNFSLER; via the coding sequence ATGAATAAAAATTACATATTCTCTATACTGAGTATTCTCCTGTTCAGCCTTGGGAATGCTCAAAATTATAAAAAGCCTCTGGTTTCTGCCATTAAGGAAGCTGATCTGAAAAAGGATATGTATGAACTGGCTGCAGATCAGTTCTGGGGCCGCGAAGCCGGAACTTTAGATGAATTAAAAGTTTCGATGTGGCTGGCCGACAAAGCTAAGGAAGCCGGAATGAAACCGGCAGGTGACAATGGGACATTTTTTCAGTTCTTTGATATGTACAGGCATCAGGTAATTCCTCAAAGCAGTTTAAAAATTGGGGAAAGTAATTTGAAACTTTGGAAAGATTTCCTGGTTGCTGAACCTGTAAATGCAACAATTGATGCTGAAATTGTTTACGCAGGAAATACCGAACCTGAAGAGCTTCCTAAATTAAATATCAAAGGAAAAGTTCTTGCCATCAACGCTTCTGATAAAAATATAGATCAGGAAATGACTCTTTTTGTAAGAAGATATCCCGGTTTTGTAAGAGCCAAATATTATAATAAAGCTTTTGAACTGGGTGCAAAAGCCGTTATTTTTATCACAGACGATATTTCTGAAAAAAGCTGGGTTGAAGTGCTTCCTCAAATGACAAGGGGTACATATGGCGTGGAAGGTCTGAGAGAAAAAATAACAAATAATATTCCTGTATTATGGATTAAAAGGGAAAATGCAGCCTGGGTAAAGAATAATCCTAAAGTTTCTCTTAACCTGATCACAGAAACCTACAAATATCCTTCCGTAAATATCATCGGGAAAATAGAAGGCACAGATCCAACACTCAAAAATGAATATGTCTTGCTTAGCGGACATCAGGATCATGACGGGATCAGACATCCTGTAAAAAATGACACGATTTACAATGGTGCAGACGATAACGCAAGTACATGTGTTGCAATGCTTGCCATGGCCAGAGCCTATAAAAAGCAACCTGGGAAAAGAAGTATTCTATTTGTTTTTCATGGTGCAGAGGAAAGAGGATTGCTGGGTTCAAGATGGCATGCTGCACATCCTGTAGTTCCAAAAGAAAAGATTGTTGCCGTCCTGAACGGGGATATGATCGGAAGAAATGACAATAATGAAGCTGCTCTGCTGGGAGGAAATGCACCGCATAAAAATTCTGAAGAACTGGTAAAAATGGCTGAAGAGGCCAATAATGAAAGTACAAAATTCAAATACCTGAAAGACTGGGATTCTCCGAACCATGCTGAATATTTCTACTTCAGAAGTGATCATTTACCGTATGCTAAAATTGGAATTCCTGCTATATTTTTCACCAGCGTACTGCACGATCAATACCACACTCCGCAGGATGAATCTGAAAACATCAACTATAAAAAGCTTTATAAAATGACGGAATGGATGTACAGGACATCCTGGAAAGTGGCTAATGAAGCTGAACGTCCGAAAGTTATTTCAAATTTTTCGCTTGAGAGATAA
- a CDS encoding ACT domain-containing protein, protein MKAENKEYTITAYTEDYLGLIGRINAIFSRRRISIVNFNAGPSETENVKKFVIVIRETEESVQKITRQMEKQVDVLEVHYHKNPYLTAIVHAS, encoded by the coding sequence ATGAAAGCAGAGAATAAAGAATACACGATAACAGCCTATACAGAAGATTACTTAGGACTGATTGGAAGAATCAATGCTATTTTTTCGAGAAGAAGGATCTCTATTGTGAATTTCAATGCCGGACCTTCCGAAACGGAAAATGTAAAAAAGTTTGTGATCGTTATCAGAGAAACAGAAGAATCTGTACAGAAGATCACCCGACAGATGGAAAAACAGGTAGATGTACTGGAAGTTCATTATCATAAAAATCCATATCTGACGGCAATAGTACATGCGAGCTGA
- the ilvA gene encoding threonine ammonia-lyase has protein sequence MMQEETYPSVLDNVYKAAGRLKNVIVKTPLAVNVHLSTVYKAKISFKREDLQQVRSYKIRGAYNKMAVMSRENLEKGVVCASAGNHAQGVAFACSTMKVKGTIFMPLPTPGQKLEQVKMFGGNYIDVVLYGDTFDEAKDAAVKFCKDHQGVFIHPFDDQDIIEGQATVALEILEQSDEPVDYLFVPVGGGGLAAGVCSVLQELSPTTKIIGVEPSAAASMKKALEKGKPVLLEKISRFVDGAAVQQVGDLTFERCKNVLYDMAVVDEGMVCETILSLYNKDALVVEPAGALSVAVLEKYREEIKGKNVVCIISGSNNDITRMEEIKEKALLHAGLKHYFLVRFAQRPGALKTFVMNVLGPNDDITFFEYTQKNSKEKGIAVLGIALKQSKDFAPLLTKMKEYDFFVNYLNNDPSLMNLLI, from the coding sequence ATGATGCAAGAAGAAACGTATCCTTCTGTTTTGGACAATGTCTATAAAGCAGCTGGAAGGCTCAAAAATGTTATTGTAAAAACACCTTTGGCTGTGAATGTCCATCTCTCAACGGTTTATAAGGCGAAAATCAGCTTCAAAAGAGAAGATCTGCAGCAGGTGAGATCCTATAAAATCAGAGGCGCTTACAATAAAATGGCGGTCATGTCACGGGAAAATCTTGAAAAAGGAGTGGTCTGCGCCAGTGCAGGAAACCATGCCCAGGGAGTCGCTTTTGCATGCAGTACAATGAAGGTGAAGGGAACCATTTTTATGCCGCTGCCTACTCCCGGACAGAAACTTGAGCAGGTGAAAATGTTCGGGGGAAACTATATAGATGTGGTTCTTTACGGAGATACTTTTGATGAAGCTAAAGATGCTGCAGTGAAATTCTGTAAAGACCATCAGGGAGTATTCATTCATCCTTTTGATGATCAGGATATTATTGAAGGTCAGGCTACGGTAGCCCTTGAGATCCTTGAACAGTCAGATGAACCTGTTGATTATCTCTTTGTTCCGGTAGGTGGCGGAGGTCTGGCAGCAGGGGTTTGTTCTGTACTTCAGGAACTGTCTCCGACAACGAAAATTATAGGAGTAGAGCCTTCCGCAGCGGCCAGCATGAAAAAAGCACTGGAAAAAGGAAAGCCGGTTCTTCTTGAAAAAATCAGCCGTTTTGTAGATGGAGCGGCAGTACAGCAAGTAGGAGATCTTACTTTTGAACGCTGTAAGAATGTACTCTATGACATGGCTGTAGTGGATGAAGGAATGGTATGTGAAACCATTCTTTCACTCTACAATAAAGATGCTTTGGTAGTGGAACCTGCAGGGGCGCTTTCAGTAGCCGTGCTGGAAAAATACAGAGAAGAGATCAAAGGGAAAAATGTAGTCTGCATTATCAGTGGAAGCAACAATGATATCACCCGTATGGAAGAGATCAAAGAGAAAGCGCTTCTGCATGCAGGTTTAAAACACTATTTCCTTGTAAGATTTGCCCAGCGGCCGGGAGCACTGAAAACATTTGTCATGAATGTGCTGGGACCCAATGATGATATCACCTTTTTTGAATACACTCAAAAGAATTCAAAGGAAAAAGGAATTGCTGTTTTAGGAATTGCCCTGAAGCAAAGTAAGGATTTTGCTCCGTTGCTTACCAAAATGAAGGAGTATGATTTCTTTGTTAATTATCTGAATAATGATCCGTCTTTGATGAATCTTCTTATTTAA